CTTGTGGTTGCGCTGATGGTAGTTGTACTCCTAAATCTACTTTTCCACTAATAGCCGAAGCTATAGCATACGCTCTTGATACCGCCTTAGATATTACAAATTGTGCAGATTCCGGTGTAATATAGCCTATTTCAGATGCTATGGAGATAGCATTTCTGAATGACTTGCTAATTGTAAATCTTAGCACTTCTGGTTCAGGATAAGCTATTTCCACTGCAAGGCTAAACGCATTTCTATAAGCTTCTGCTACATTATTTCTATAACCCTCTAAATCAAGCTTTAGTTCTTCTGCAGGAATTACGAGATTTTCGTGATAAGCAGCTTTTATTTTTAATTTGACAAATACTGGCATTATTCCGAGTTTTTGCAGGATTGGCAATGCATCAGCAGGAATTACGTCCCCTGGTTTAGCTATTGTCGTATCTTTTACTACGTGAACTTTACCATCTTGCACTCTAGTTTGTACTTTTAATTTTCCGAATACGCTTAGTATAGGACCAGCTGGCATTCCAGTATCTCCAGCTGGAATTACAACTTCTTCTTCTGCCTTATCACCTGGCATTGCGTATCTTCTCAGTTTATAATTTTCGAAAAACATACTTATCGAGAATGGGTTATCTTTAGTGAATATGAAGACGTTAGGCCCCGTTAGATATTCTTTTAGCTTTTCTACATTTATCCCCGCGTTCTTAGCTGCTATTTCAAATAAA
The nucleotide sequence above comes from Sulfolobus tengchongensis. Encoded proteins:
- a CDS encoding 50S ribosomal protein L10 codes for the protein MKLALVLKHRKVASWKVEEVKELTELIKNNNTILIGSLEGFPADKLHEIRKKLRGRAVIKVTKNTLFEIAAKNAGINVEKLKEYLTGPNVFIFTKDNPFSISMFFENYKLRRYAMPGDKAEEEVVIPAGDTGMPAGPILSVFGKLKVQTRVQDGKVHVVKDTTIAKPGDVIPADALPILQKLGIMPVFVKLKIKAAYHENLVIPAEELKLDLEGYRNNVAEAYRNAFSLAVEIAYPEPEVLRFTISKSFRNAISIASEIGYITPESAQFVISKAVSRAYAIASAISGKVDLGVQLPSAQPQATQAKPAEEKKEEKKEEEKKGPSEEEIASGLSSLFG